The Candidatus Nitrosymbiomonas proteolyticus genome has a segment encoding these proteins:
- a CDS encoding imidazolonepropionase, giving the protein MLGRLAVVNAGELVTLRGPQVPRTREAMREVGIVASGGFFVEDGIFTFVATSNEVEDRIEPGDTVVDAGGRVVMPGFVDAHTHLVFAGDRFRDFEWRALGKSYAEIAQEGGGIRSTMRATRLTGENELLALASKRSRWMMRCGTTTAEVKSGYGLTKVDELKMLRVIRSLSEEAAINMVPTFLGLHALPPEFEGDRSGYVEMMLDEVLPQVAAENLADWADVFVEEGYFSPDDAERLAERAQNLGLGLRMHVDQMQDSGGAALAARLGAATADHLEFASESGIAALAEAGVVPVLLPGSVLGLGKTRYPNARAMIEAGLPVVVATDFNPGSSPCPSLPTTLSLACTMMGMTPEEALISATVNAAHSLGLGHEVGSIEEGKRADFVIHDAEDWRETLVYSGRETAFEVYVAGNRAL; this is encoded by the coding sequence ATGCTCGGTCGGTTGGCGGTCGTGAACGCGGGTGAGTTGGTGACGCTGCGAGGGCCTCAAGTTCCCCGCACCCGTGAGGCGATGCGCGAGGTCGGAATCGTCGCATCAGGCGGATTCTTCGTCGAAGACGGCATATTCACCTTCGTCGCGACCTCCAACGAAGTCGAGGATCGGATCGAACCTGGCGATACGGTCGTGGACGCAGGGGGGCGAGTGGTGATGCCCGGATTCGTTGACGCTCACACGCACCTCGTGTTCGCTGGCGACAGGTTTCGAGACTTCGAGTGGAGGGCGTTGGGGAAGAGCTACGCCGAGATCGCCCAAGAAGGGGGCGGGATCCGCTCGACGATGCGGGCTACTCGCTTGACCGGCGAGAATGAACTGCTGGCGCTCGCCAGCAAGAGATCGCGATGGATGATGCGTTGCGGAACGACGACGGCGGAAGTCAAGTCGGGCTATGGGCTCACCAAGGTCGACGAACTGAAAATGTTGCGCGTCATTAGGTCCCTTAGCGAAGAGGCCGCGATCAACATGGTGCCTACGTTCCTCGGCCTGCACGCCCTACCCCCCGAGTTCGAAGGGGACAGGAGCGGATATGTCGAAATGATGTTGGACGAGGTGCTACCGCAGGTCGCCGCAGAGAATCTGGCCGACTGGGCCGATGTTTTCGTCGAGGAGGGCTACTTCTCTCCGGATGACGCCGAGCGACTTGCCGAGCGGGCGCAAAACCTCGGTTTGGGGCTGCGAATGCACGTCGACCAGATGCAGGATTCGGGCGGAGCGGCGCTGGCGGCTCGGTTGGGCGCGGCGACCGCAGATCACCTGGAGTTTGCGTCCGAGTCGGGCATCGCCGCGCTTGCCGAAGCGGGGGTCGTCCCGGTTCTCCTACCAGGTTCCGTCCTGGGGTTGGGAAAGACCCGCTACCCGAACGCGCGGGCGATGATCGAGGCGGGCTTGCCCGTCGTCGTAGCGACTGATTTCAACCCCGGCTCGTCGCCCTGCCCTTCGCTTCCGACGACTCTTTCGCTCGCCTGCACGATGATGGGAATGACCCCCGAGGAAGCTTTGATTTCGGCGACGGTCAATGCGGCGCATTCGTTGGGTCTGGGGCACGAAGTCGGGTCGATCGAAGAAGGGAAGCGGGCCGACTTTGTGATTCACGACGCCGAAGACTGGCGCGAAACGCTGGTCTACTCGGGTCGGGAGACCGCTTTCGAGGTCTATGTGGCTGGGAATAGGGCCCTTTAG
- a CDS encoding peptidase S10: MSEPNEKQESPTDAAPLTEESPVVTDHSMQIAGRKLEYTVTAGRMPLRDAKGEIEAQMFYMAYTKSVDGDPAQRPLMFSFNGGPGSPSLWLHFGALGPKKVHLLEDGQMPAPPYRLVDNPHTWLEHTDLVFIDPVGTGYSRARTPEVSERMWGVQGDIESVAEFIRMYLARNMRWTSPLFIVGESYGTTRAAGLSSYLVERGIAMNGIVLVSSILNFQTARFFKGNDLPYVLFLPTYTATAFYHGKLDKRLSQDLKSTLKAVEAFAMGEYSEALAKGDRLTDRERSRVRAKLCQFTGLKREFVENRELRIEIHSFCKELLRDRKRTVGRLDSRFIGIDELAAREKPEHDPSMSAIMPPFTSTANQYMRRDLKYESDLVYHVFKGIEKPWNWGSAGEGFPDTSESLRSAMSKNPYMKVYVASGYYDLATPYFATEYTLAHMGLDPSLRTNIFTGEYEAGHMMYIHSPCLEQLKGDIGRFIESNSGA, translated from the coding sequence ATGTCGGAACCCAACGAAAAACAAGAGTCCCCCACGGACGCCGCCCCACTCACTGAAGAGTCCCCAGTCGTCACCGACCACTCGATGCAGATTGCGGGTCGCAAGCTCGAATATACCGTTACCGCGGGCCGGATGCCGTTGCGCGATGCCAAAGGCGAGATCGAGGCGCAGATGTTCTACATGGCCTACACCAAGTCAGTGGACGGCGACCCTGCGCAACGGCCGCTCATGTTCTCCTTCAACGGCGGCCCCGGATCGCCCTCCTTGTGGCTGCACTTTGGGGCGCTGGGCCCGAAAAAGGTTCACTTGCTCGAAGATGGGCAGATGCCTGCGCCACCCTATCGGCTGGTGGACAACCCCCACACTTGGCTCGAACACACCGACTTGGTATTCATCGACCCCGTAGGTACCGGCTATAGTCGAGCTCGTACGCCTGAGGTTTCCGAGCGGATGTGGGGGGTCCAGGGTGACATCGAATCAGTCGCGGAGTTCATTCGCATGTATCTTGCAAGAAACATGAGATGGACCTCGCCCCTCTTTATTGTGGGGGAGAGTTATGGCACGACCCGGGCGGCGGGCCTCTCCAGTTACTTAGTCGAACGTGGGATTGCCATGAACGGCATCGTTCTGGTCTCTTCAATTCTCAACTTTCAGACGGCTCGGTTCTTCAAGGGTAACGACCTTCCTTACGTCCTCTTTCTGCCGACCTATACCGCAACTGCGTTCTATCATGGCAAGCTGGACAAGCGGCTCTCACAGGACCTGAAATCGACGCTCAAGGCCGTCGAAGCGTTCGCGATGGGCGAGTACTCCGAAGCCCTTGCCAAAGGCGACCGGCTCACCGACCGGGAACGGAGCCGAGTTCGAGCCAAGCTGTGCCAGTTTACGGGCCTGAAACGGGAGTTCGTCGAGAACCGCGAGCTGAGAATCGAGATTCACTCCTTTTGCAAAGAGCTTCTACGAGATCGGAAGAGAACAGTGGGGCGGCTCGACAGCAGGTTCATTGGCATCGACGAACTGGCGGCACGAGAGAAGCCCGAACATGACCCTTCGATGAGCGCCATCATGCCTCCGTTTACGTCCACGGCTAACCAGTACATGCGCCGCGACCTCAAATATGAAAGTGACTTGGTCTATCATGTATTTAAGGGAATCGAGAAGCCTTGGAATTGGGGCTCGGCCGGTGAGGGATTCCCCGACACTAGTGAGTCACTTCGAAGCGCTATGTCGAAGAACCCCTACATGAAGGTCTACGTGGCTTCTGGGTACTACGACTTGGCTACGCCCTATTTTGCGACGGAGTACACGCTGGCACACATGGGCCTCGACCCGAGCCTCCGCACCAATATCTTTACCGGAGAGTACGAGGCCGGCCACATGATGTACATTCACTCTCCTTGCTTGGAGCAGTTGAAGGGCGATATCGGACGTTTCATCGAGTCGAACAGCGGCGCTTGA